A single Lactuca sativa cultivar Salinas chromosome 8, Lsat_Salinas_v11, whole genome shotgun sequence DNA region contains:
- the LOC111912102 gene encoding non-specific lipid-transfer protein 1, whose amino-acid sequence MARGEMVRKVALMVVVVFYCLVVQPPRAVEGQLSCPLVVTSLLPCATYLTSGGPVSRHCCSGVRSLQSAATTTDDRQTACQCMEEAAAMLPGINIYNARSLPAKCDVDVSYDINPDTDCSKYIIHIFF is encoded by the coding sequence ATGGCAAGGGGAGAAATGGTCAGGAAGGTGGcgttgatggtggtggtggtcttCTACTGCCTGGTGGTGCAGCCACCACGAGCGGTGGAAGGCCAGCTAAGCTGTCCACTGGTGGTAACCAGCCTCCTACCTTGTGCCACCTACCTGACAAGTGGAGGTCCAGTATCCCGCCACTGTTGTAGCGGTGTTAGGTCACTACAAAGTGCCGCCACAACCACCGATGACCGCCAGACGGCTTGCCAATGCATGGAAGAAGCCGCTGCAATGCTCCCGGGAATCAACATTTATAATGCTCGAAGCCTTCCTGCCAAATGTGATGTGGATGTATCCTATGATATCAACCCAGACACCGATTGTTcaaagtatattatacatatctTCTTTTAA